Proteins encoded by one window of Clostridia bacterium:
- a CDS encoding NAD/NADP octopine/nopaline dehydrogenase, producing MANMQYLKDKPIAVLGGGAVAKASAADCALAGARVRICDLPPFAEKTLFGIKEQGIKLYGDQLNLYGFERSGWAKMEKVTTDVAEAVEGCGIVIVATPAAGHKPFFKQLIPAMEDGMVIHIFPDNYGSLLLRKMMREAGCTKKVIVGGWSSAPYGCRVDVKGGVILPRVRAYYRAINLRGAALPMADQEAFLESAKYMGNMDAITNGDGVVSGDTVMDTGFSNVNPVLHCPGTILGVGTMENWGVIYGEDKYQFSIYSHTYCPSIAQVQYAFYQEQCRLAEAMGVGIQKFEKEQFFHRESILGAEYMGPDYRIPFDQQNYIQLGTGPHTIHNRYITEDIPVGCHVYHELGKKFGVKTPVIDSMINLASAMLETDFYAKGYTLDYLGIGHMTKEQLLRYLHEGVYVEKEE from the coding sequence ATGGCAAACATGCAGTACTTGAAGGACAAACCTATCGCAGTGCTGGGGGGCGGTGCCGTGGCCAAAGCTTCCGCCGCGGACTGCGCGCTGGCGGGTGCCAGGGTGCGCATTTGCGACTTGCCGCCATTTGCGGAGAAAACCTTGTTTGGCATCAAGGAACAGGGGATCAAGCTGTACGGCGACCAGCTGAACCTTTACGGGTTTGAACGTTCCGGCTGGGCCAAGATGGAAAAAGTGACCACCGACGTAGCGGAAGCGGTGGAAGGCTGTGGCATCGTCATCGTGGCCACCCCGGCGGCGGGACACAAGCCGTTCTTCAAGCAATTGATCCCGGCCATGGAGGACGGCATGGTCATCCATATCTTCCCCGACAATTACGGTTCGCTGCTCCTGCGCAAGATGATGCGGGAAGCAGGCTGCACCAAGAAAGTCATCGTCGGCGGCTGGTCCAGCGCTCCCTACGGCTGCCGCGTGGACGTGAAGGGCGGCGTCATACTGCCCAGGGTTCGCGCCTACTACCGCGCCATCAACCTGCGGGGAGCCGCGCTGCCCATGGCCGATCAGGAAGCTTTCTTGGAAAGCGCCAAGTACATGGGTAATATGGACGCCATTACCAACGGTGACGGGGTCGTCAGCGGCGACACGGTAATGGATACCGGCTTCAGCAACGTCAACCCGGTCCTGCACTGCCCGGGCACCATCCTCGGCGTGGGCACCATGGAGAACTGGGGCGTGATTTACGGGGAGGACAAGTACCAGTTCTCGATTTACTCCCACACCTATTGTCCTTCCATTGCCCAGGTGCAGTATGCTTTCTACCAGGAGCAATGCCGGTTGGCCGAAGCCATGGGCGTGGGCATTCAGAAGTTTGAGAAAGAGCAGTTCTTCCACCGGGAAAGCATCCTGGGCGCTGAGTACATGGGACCGGATTACCGCATCCCCTTCGACCAGCAAAATTACATTCAACTGGGTACCGGCCCGCACACCATTCACAACCGTTATATTACGGAAGACATTCCCGTGGGCTGCCACGTTTACCATGAGTTGGGCAAGAAGTTCGGGGTCAAGACGCCCGTCATCGACTCCATGATCAACCTGGCTTCCGCCATGCTGGAAACCGATTTCTATGCCAAGGGCTATACCCTGGACTACCTGGGCATCGGCCACATGACCAAGGAGCAGCTCCTGCGCTACCTGCACGAAGGCGTTTACGTGGAGAAGGAAGAGTAA
- a CDS encoding ABC transporter ATP-binding protein, with the protein MAEHIVELKNVSKVYVTDKVVDNVSLDIEKGEIFVLIGPSGCGKTTLLKMINQLVPHTEGEIYVKGQDVKTINPVELRRTIGYVIQYVGLLPHLTIRDNIAFVLQLKKYPKKVQRERAEELIQTVGLPVEYLNRHPRELSGGQQQRVGVARALAADPEILLMDEPFGAVDPVTREQLQNELLRLQENIRKSIVFVTHDMQEAFKVGDRIGLMNKGKIVALGRAMDILRTEDEFVKTFIGQGAVFNALEAIPVSRALMANVPRLRLGVRLDARTLQDGWDSIFVTDDAGRAIGFIERKDLSADGHVVEEALVPLPEPVLPKLSVRAALEKMLWQKRTWLPVVSEDDIFLGIITFESCSTLLES; encoded by the coding sequence ATGGCGGAGCATATCGTAGAGCTAAAAAATGTCAGTAAAGTGTATGTCACGGATAAGGTGGTTGACAATGTCAGCCTGGATATTGAAAAAGGGGAAATCTTTGTTTTGATTGGCCCGTCCGGATGCGGGAAAACAACTCTGCTGAAGATGATCAACCAACTCGTTCCCCACACCGAAGGAGAAATCTACGTCAAAGGGCAGGATGTCAAAACAATAAATCCGGTTGAACTGCGTCGCACCATTGGCTACGTGATCCAATATGTGGGCCTTCTTCCCCACCTCACCATCAGGGACAACATCGCCTTTGTGCTGCAGTTGAAGAAGTATCCCAAGAAAGTCCAACGTGAAAGGGCAGAAGAGCTGATCCAGACCGTGGGCTTGCCGGTGGAATACCTGAACCGGCATCCACGGGAACTATCCGGGGGGCAGCAACAGCGCGTGGGCGTGGCCAGGGCACTGGCGGCGGATCCGGAAATCCTGCTGATGGACGAGCCCTTTGGGGCGGTGGACCCCGTCACGCGGGAGCAGCTGCAAAACGAGCTTTTACGCTTGCAGGAAAATATCCGCAAGTCCATCGTCTTTGTCACCCACGACATGCAGGAAGCCTTCAAAGTGGGGGATCGCATCGGCCTCATGAACAAGGGGAAAATCGTTGCCCTGGGGCGGGCGATGGATATCCTGCGCACCGAGGACGAGTTCGTGAAGACCTTCATCGGCCAGGGGGCTGTTTTCAATGCCCTGGAAGCCATTCCCGTATCCAGGGCGCTGATGGCCAACGTGCCGAGGCTGCGCCTGGGTGTGCGTCTTGATGCCCGGACGCTGCAAGACGGTTGGGACAGCATTTTCGTCACCGACGATGCGGGGCGCGCCATCGGCTTTATTGAGCGCAAGGATCTGTCGGCGGACGGGCATGTGGTGGAGGAAGCCCTGGTGCCGCTGCCGGAGCCGGTGCTGCCCAAGCTGTCGGTAAGGGCCGCCCTGGAAAAAATGCTGTGGCAGAAAAGAACCTGGTTGCCGGTGGTATCGGAGGATGACATCTTCCTAGGCATCATCACCTTTGAGTCGTGTTCCACCCTGCTGGAAAGCTAG
- a CDS encoding glycine/betaine ABC transporter substrate-binding protein: MNKNFLKLTVFVVMLALAFMVLAGCGGGQSSSTGGGQQAEQKTVVIASKQFAESYILGHMAAILIQEKTNHKVDISKIGMGATELLHPAMVEGQIDLYPEYTGTAWMVVLGETEVVKDRREIYEKVRDRYAEQFKVTAMEPLGFQNTFAIAMKRSLAEELGISKISDLANHPGLIMVGDSTTFTRPDVYPGLAATYGLNLKESVVDTAFFYEALKQDLGHVTTCFSTDGRLKEYDFKVLEDDKSFFPPYDAMFVVRTEVLEEYAGVKEALSVLSGLIDEETMTELNYKVEVRQEDPADVAREFLVAKGLI; encoded by the coding sequence ATGAATAAAAACTTCCTGAAGCTTACCGTTTTCGTTGTCATGCTGGCTTTGGCGTTCATGGTCCTGGCGGGATGCGGCGGCGGCCAGTCCTCCTCCACCGGCGGCGGGCAGCAAGCAGAGCAGAAAACCGTGGTAATTGCCAGTAAGCAGTTTGCCGAGAGCTATATCCTGGGCCATATGGCGGCCATCCTCATCCAGGAAAAGACCAACCATAAAGTGGATATCAGCAAGATCGGCATGGGTGCTACCGAGCTCCTGCATCCGGCCATGGTGGAAGGACAAATTGACCTGTATCCCGAGTATACCGGCACCGCCTGGATGGTTGTCCTGGGCGAAACCGAAGTGGTGAAGGACCGCAGGGAAATCTATGAGAAAGTGCGAGACAGGTATGCCGAGCAGTTCAAAGTTACGGCCATGGAGCCCCTTGGCTTCCAGAACACCTTTGCCATTGCCATGAAGCGTTCCCTGGCGGAAGAGCTGGGCATCAGCAAGATTTCCGACCTGGCCAACCATCCCGGCTTGATCATGGTGGGCGACAGCACGACCTTTACCCGTCCCGACGTGTACCCGGGCCTGGCGGCCACCTACGGCTTGAACCTGAAGGAAAGCGTTGTTGATACCGCGTTCTTCTATGAAGCGCTGAAACAAGACCTGGGGCACGTGACCACCTGCTTCTCCACCGACGGTCGCCTGAAGGAATACGACTTCAAGGTGCTGGAAGACGACAAGAGCTTCTTCCCGCCGTACGATGCCATGTTCGTGGTGCGCACCGAGGTGCTGGAAGAATATGCAGGAGTTAAAGAAGCCTTGTCGGTGCTGAGCGGTCTTATCGATGAGGAAACCATGACCGAACTGAACTACAAGGTTGAAGTGCGGCAAGAAGACCCGGCCGACGTAGCCAGAGAATTCCTGGTCGCCAAGGGCTTGATTTAG
- a CDS encoding ABC transporter permease has protein sequence MQANVFLQAWKFLNMRSDFVLSTLLSHIKLVFYASLLAVAVGVPIGILIYNKKRVKDAVLGLVGVLYTIPVIAMFGILIPLMGIGTRPALLALVIYGILPIIRNTAVGLMQVSPAVKEAAVGMGANRLQVLLRAELPLALPVIFAGIRTSVVMNFSMATYAVFIGGGGMGSIIMQGMRTYNTGMLLGSTILVALATVILDRLLGVAEKGIGERFALTPVKRKKVKTWYTARGKTAGTKKAA, from the coding sequence ATGCAAGCCAACGTGTTCTTGCAGGCCTGGAAATTCCTGAACATGCGAAGCGACTTTGTTCTCTCCACCCTGTTATCCCATATCAAGCTGGTATTTTACGCCAGTTTGCTGGCCGTGGCGGTGGGAGTTCCCATCGGCATCCTGATTTACAACAAGAAGCGGGTTAAAGACGCGGTGCTCGGCCTGGTGGGTGTTTTGTACACTATTCCCGTGATCGCCATGTTCGGTATCCTCATTCCCCTCATGGGCATCGGCACCCGTCCGGCTCTCCTGGCACTGGTCATCTACGGCATTTTGCCGATTATCCGCAATACCGCGGTAGGCCTGATGCAAGTCAGCCCGGCGGTAAAAGAAGCGGCCGTCGGTATGGGTGCCAACCGGTTGCAAGTGCTCCTGCGGGCGGAATTGCCGCTGGCCCTGCCCGTGATCTTTGCCGGTATCCGCACGTCGGTGGTGATGAACTTTTCCATGGCCACCTATGCGGTCTTCATCGGCGGCGGCGGTATGGGCAGCATCATCATGCAGGGCATGAGAACGTATAATACCGGGATGCTTCTCGGCAGCACCATCCTGGTGGCGCTGGCCACCGTTATCCTGGACCGGCTGCTGGGGGTGGCGGAAAAAGGCATCGGCGAGCGCTTTGCCTTGACGCCCGTCAAGCGCAAAAAAGTGAAGACCTGGTATACGGCCCGCGGGAAAACGGCCGGTACCAAGAAAGCAGCCTGA
- a CDS encoding ABC transporter permease has product MESIMVFLEYVWQTRHTIGLLTWQHAWMSLAGVVLGTLTAVPLGIFISRRPVLSSYVIDIAGMLYTIPSLALLGFLLPFLGLGKVPTIVALVIYSWLPVLRNTTAGIVNVDPAVKEAAIGMGATPRQLLFRVELPLAFPVIMAGIRTVAVMTVGITTMGALVGARGLGELIFTGISMMNNNITLAGTIPVALMAVVLDQVLGVVERRIQNAVGLKEQVH; this is encoded by the coding sequence ATGGAGAGCATAATGGTGTTCCTGGAGTACGTATGGCAAACGCGGCACACGATCGGCCTGCTGACCTGGCAACATGCCTGGATGTCGCTGGCCGGGGTGGTGCTGGGCACGCTGACGGCAGTCCCGCTTGGGATTTTTATCTCGCGGCGCCCGGTGCTCAGCAGTTACGTGATTGACATCGCGGGAATGCTCTACACCATACCGTCTCTGGCACTATTGGGCTTCCTCCTGCCTTTCCTGGGCCTGGGAAAGGTACCGACCATTGTGGCTCTGGTTATCTACTCGTGGCTGCCGGTGCTTCGCAACACCACGGCGGGGATCGTCAACGTCGACCCTGCGGTAAAAGAGGCGGCCATAGGGATGGGCGCCACACCGAGACAGTTGCTGTTCAGGGTTGAATTGCCGCTGGCGTTCCCGGTAATCATGGCCGGGATCCGAACCGTGGCCGTCATGACGGTGGGGATTACCACCATGGGGGCCCTGGTGGGTGCCAGGGGCCTGGGTGAACTGATCTTTACCGGGATCTCCATGATGAACAATAACATCACGCTGGCCGGCACCATCCCGGTGGCGTTGATGGCGGTGGTCCTGGATCAGGTCCTGGGGGTCGTAGAGAGAAGGATACAAAACGCGGTTGGCCTGAAAGAACAGGTCCACTAA